A window of Streptomyces sp. DG1A-41 contains these coding sequences:
- a CDS encoding alpha/beta hydrolase produces the protein MSSTELPFVPPANVLPKVGTVRVAEGERLHSVELPGYTLTVRSRCPARQGLAPALYVHGLGGSSQNWSALMSLLDDVVESEALDLPGFGDSPPPDDGNYSVAGHARAVIRYLDATGRGPVHLFGNSLGGAITTRVAAARPDLVRTLTLVSPALPEIRVQRTAVPTALLAVPGVAPLFTRLTREWTAEQRVRGVMALCYGDPGRVTPEGFSNAVHEMERRLRLPYFWDAMTRSARGIVNAYALGGQQGLWRQAERVLAPTLLVYGGRDQLVGFRMAQKAARAFRDSRLVTLPDAGHVAMMEYPETVAMAFREFLEDAGELGERRARRARADQAVDQAGTDESMGG, from the coding sequence ATGTCTTCGACCGAGCTGCCGTTCGTGCCGCCCGCCAATGTGCTGCCGAAGGTGGGGACCGTCCGGGTCGCCGAGGGCGAGCGGCTCCATTCGGTCGAGCTGCCCGGGTACACGCTCACGGTGCGGTCGAGGTGCCCCGCGCGCCAGGGGCTGGCTCCCGCGCTGTACGTGCACGGACTCGGGGGCTCCTCGCAGAACTGGTCGGCGCTGATGTCGCTGCTGGACGACGTCGTCGAGAGCGAGGCCCTCGACCTGCCGGGCTTCGGCGACTCCCCGCCGCCGGACGACGGCAACTACTCCGTCGCGGGGCACGCGCGCGCGGTCATCCGGTACCTCGACGCCACCGGCCGCGGCCCCGTGCACCTGTTCGGGAACTCGCTCGGTGGCGCCATCACCACCCGTGTCGCCGCGGCACGGCCCGATCTGGTCCGTACGCTCACGCTCGTGTCGCCTGCTTTGCCCGAAATTCGAGTGCAGCGCACCGCCGTGCCCACAGCGCTGCTGGCGGTGCCGGGCGTCGCCCCCCTCTTCACCCGGCTGACCCGGGAGTGGACGGCCGAGCAGCGCGTCCGCGGCGTGATGGCGCTGTGTTACGGGGATCCGGGGCGCGTGACGCCGGAAGGATTCAGCAACGCGGTGCACGAGATGGAGCGGCGGCTGCGGCTGCCATACTTCTGGGACGCGATGACGCGTTCCGCGCGCGGGATCGTCAACGCGTACGCGCTCGGTGGCCAGCAGGGGCTGTGGCGCCAGGCCGAGCGGGTTCTCGCGCCGACCCTCCTCGTCTACGGTGGCCGTGACCAGCTCGTCGGCTTCCGGATGGCCCAGAAGGCGGCCCGGGCGTTCCGCGACTCGCGGCTGGTGACGTTGCCGGACGCGGGACACGTGGCCATGATGGAGTACCCGGAGACGGTGGCCATGGCGTTTCGTGAATTCCTCGAAGACGCGGGGGAGTTGGGCGAGCGGCGAGCGAGACGGGCTCGCGCGGACCAGGCCGTCGACCAAGCGGGCACCGACGAGAGCATGGGGGGCTGA
- a CDS encoding ferritin-like fold-containing protein — MTSSDKPENASDTTATPAHTGVAARDWATASADPQYRAAVVDLLGALAYGELAAFERLAEDAKLAPTLEDKAELAKMASAEFHHFERLRDRLAEIGEEPTRAMEPFVAAYDGFHKQTAPSDWLEGLVKAYVGDSIASDFYREVAARLDSDSRSLVLAVLDDTGHGGFAVEKVRAAIDADPRVGGRLALWARRLMGEALSQSQRVVADRDALSTMLVGGVADGFDLAEVGKMFSRITEAHTKRMAALGLAA; from the coding sequence ATGACGAGCTCTGACAAGCCTGAGAACGCCTCGGACACCACCGCCACCCCGGCCCACACCGGAGTCGCCGCCCGGGACTGGGCGACGGCCTCCGCCGACCCGCAGTACCGTGCCGCGGTCGTGGACCTGCTCGGTGCGCTGGCGTACGGCGAGCTGGCGGCGTTCGAGCGGCTCGCGGAGGACGCCAAGCTGGCGCCGACGCTGGAGGACAAGGCGGAGCTGGCGAAGATGGCCTCGGCCGAGTTCCACCACTTCGAGAGGCTGCGCGACCGGCTCGCCGAGATCGGGGAGGAGCCGACGCGGGCGATGGAGCCGTTCGTCGCGGCCTACGACGGGTTCCACAAGCAGACGGCCCCCTCGGACTGGCTGGAGGGCCTCGTCAAGGCCTACGTCGGCGACTCCATCGCCAGCGACTTCTACCGGGAGGTCGCCGCCCGGCTGGACTCCGACTCCCGCAGTCTGGTGCTGGCCGTGCTCGACGACACCGGGCACGGCGGCTTCGCCGTGGAGAAGGTGCGTGCCGCGATCGACGCGGATCCGCGTGTGGGCGGGCGGCTCGCGCTGTGGGCGCGGCGGCTGATGGGCGAGGCCCTGTCGCAGTCCCAGCGGGTGGTCGCCGACCGGGACGCGCTGTCCACCATGCTGGTCGGCGGTGTCGCGGACGGCTTCGACCTGGCCGAGGTCGGCAAGATGTTCTCCCGGATCACCGAGGCGCACACCAAGCGGATGGCTGCGCTGGGATTGGCCGCGTAG
- a CDS encoding TetR/AcrR family transcriptional regulator, producing MTAIEQTEAVRPRGTRLPRRARRNQLLGAAQEVFVAQGYHAAAMDDIAERAGVSKPVLYQHFPGKLDLYLALLDQHCESLIQAVRNALASTTDNKQRVRATMDAYFAYVEDDGGAFRLVFESDLTNEPAVRERVDKVTNECAEAICDVIAEDTGLSRAESMLLASGLGGLAQVVARSWLHSDRSVPRDQAVQLLASLAWRGIAGFPLHGTEQQHH from the coding sequence GTGACAGCCATCGAGCAGACAGAGGCGGTTCGCCCGCGGGGCACACGCCTGCCACGCCGTGCCCGACGGAACCAGCTCCTGGGCGCCGCCCAGGAGGTCTTCGTGGCCCAGGGCTACCACGCGGCCGCGATGGACGACATCGCCGAGCGCGCCGGCGTCAGCAAGCCAGTGCTCTACCAGCACTTCCCGGGCAAGCTCGACCTCTATCTCGCACTGCTGGACCAGCACTGCGAATCGCTCATCCAGGCCGTACGGAACGCGCTGGCGTCGACGACAGACAACAAGCAGCGCGTCCGGGCGACGATGGACGCCTACTTCGCGTACGTCGAGGACGACGGCGGCGCCTTCCGCCTGGTCTTCGAGTCGGACCTGACGAACGAGCCCGCCGTGCGCGAGCGCGTCGACAAGGTCACCAACGAGTGCGCGGAGGCGATCTGCGACGTCATCGCCGAGGACACGGGCCTGTCGCGCGCGGAGTCGATGCTGCTCGCCTCGGGCCTGGGCGGCCTCGCCCAGGTGGTGGCCCGGTCCTGGCTGCACAGCGACCGCAGCGTGCCGCGCGACCAGGCCGTACAGCTGCTCGCCTCCCTGGCGTGGCGCGGCATCGCGGGCTTCCCGCTGCACGGAACCGAACAGCAGCACCACTGA
- a CDS encoding DUF3492 domain-containing protein, which translates to MRIGLLTEGGYPYVSGDARLWCDRLVRGLGRHEFDVYALSRSEHQEDEGWIPLPPNVRRVRTAPLWMAEDDEVVLGRRARRRFTECFGELAAVLSGAPGSAPAAAKGSSEGAPAAAQGLSAGVSTPEADRFANALYRLAELAREEGGLVGALRSETAVRTLERACRAPGAHRAAREARVPDLLAVAAHLERALRPLSLDWYEDDGLGAVDLCHAASGGPAALPGLLARHFTGVPLLVTEYGVRLRTHYLTAPGAPPAVRFLLAAFHGRLAAEAYARAEVVTAGNTHARRWQERCGADREKLRTVYPGMDARPFAEVGESPECADPDTLVWVGRVEPAKDLVSLLHAFAEIRKRQPKTRLRIVGAPAGAEGTAYLGHCRTLAAQLFPDEADGPHADGDNPVSFEEIGGPELPALADAYASGAVTVLSSVVEGFPISLVEAMLCGRVTVSTDVGAVVEVIGGTGLVVPPRNPRAFAEACVALLRDPERRARLGAAARARALELFTVEQNVEAFHGIYLEIVARTPMRRVILDETGAPLPFAVPAEDHVPIRWAAPSPGLVAHDRSGWATNRPVRATTPVPAPEGAR; encoded by the coding sequence GTGCGCATCGGACTGCTTACGGAGGGTGGCTATCCGTACGTGAGCGGTGACGCCAGGCTCTGGTGCGACCGGCTGGTGCGCGGGCTCGGCCGGCACGAGTTCGACGTCTACGCGCTCAGCCGCAGCGAACACCAGGAGGACGAGGGCTGGATCCCGCTGCCGCCGAACGTCCGCAGGGTGCGCACCGCGCCGTTGTGGATGGCCGAGGACGACGAAGTGGTCCTCGGCCGCCGTGCGCGCCGGCGCTTCACCGAGTGCTTCGGCGAACTGGCAGCCGTGCTGAGCGGGGCGCCCGGGAGCGCGCCGGCCGCCGCCAAGGGTTCTTCCGAGGGTGCGCCCGCCGCTGCCCAGGGGCTTTCCGCGGGCGTGTCGACCCCCGAGGCGGACCGTTTCGCCAACGCTCTGTACCGGCTCGCCGAACTCGCCCGCGAGGAGGGCGGCCTGGTGGGAGCTCTCCGCTCCGAGACCGCCGTACGCACACTGGAACGCGCCTGTCGTGCGCCCGGCGCCCACCGCGCGGCGCGCGAGGCGCGCGTCCCTGATCTGCTCGCCGTGGCCGCACACCTGGAACGCGCCCTGCGCCCCCTCTCCCTCGACTGGTACGAGGACGACGGACTCGGTGCGGTCGACCTCTGCCACGCCGCGTCCGGCGGCCCGGCCGCCCTGCCGGGCCTGCTGGCCCGTCACTTCACCGGCGTGCCCCTGCTGGTCACCGAGTACGGCGTGCGCCTGCGCACCCACTACCTCACCGCCCCCGGCGCCCCGCCCGCCGTACGGTTCCTACTGGCGGCCTTCCACGGCAGACTCGCGGCCGAGGCCTACGCACGGGCCGAGGTCGTCACGGCCGGCAACACGCACGCCCGCCGGTGGCAGGAGCGCTGCGGCGCCGACCGCGAGAAGCTCCGCACGGTCTACCCCGGCATGGACGCCCGGCCCTTCGCCGAGGTCGGCGAGTCCCCCGAGTGCGCCGACCCGGACACGCTCGTGTGGGTCGGACGCGTCGAACCGGCCAAGGACCTGGTCTCGCTGCTGCACGCCTTCGCGGAGATCCGCAAGCGGCAGCCGAAGACGCGCCTGCGCATCGTCGGCGCCCCCGCCGGTGCCGAGGGCACGGCCTATCTCGGCCACTGCCGGACCCTGGCCGCCCAGCTCTTCCCCGACGAGGCCGACGGCCCGCACGCCGACGGCGACAACCCGGTGTCCTTCGAGGAGATCGGCGGGCCCGAACTCCCGGCCCTCGCCGACGCCTACGCCTCGGGCGCCGTGACCGTCCTCTCCAGCGTCGTCGAGGGCTTCCCGATCAGCCTCGTCGAGGCCATGCTCTGCGGACGCGTGACGGTGTCGACGGACGTCGGCGCGGTCGTGGAGGTCATCGGCGGAACCGGGCTCGTCGTGCCGCCGCGCAACCCGCGGGCGTTCGCCGAGGCGTGCGTGGCGCTGCTGCGCGACCCCGAGCGCCGTGCGCGCCTGGGTGCCGCCGCCCGCGCCCGTGCCCTCGAACTGTTCACGGTCGAGCAGAACGTCGAGGCATTTCACGGCATTTACCTGGAGATCGTCGCGCGCACGCCGATGCGCCGTGTGATCCTCGATGAAACGGGGGCACCGCTGCCCTTCGCGGTCCCCGCCGAGGACCACGTCCCGATCCGCTGGGCCGCCCCGTCGCCCGGCCTCGTCGCCCACGACCGCTCCGGCTGGGCGACGAACAGACCCGTGCGCGCGACCACTCCCGTCCCCGCCCCGGAGGGAGCACGATGA
- a CDS encoding DUF3152 domain-containing protein, whose product MIVAGQVTDEPGGADVQSQSATDQARDIRDSASRADGRGSAPNPGAKALTYGEKMGRTYPLGATFKGSGKFDAVAGIAEAPGAGQKFTYRVDVEQGLGLDAELFAEAVQKTLNDQRSWAHNGARTFERIYSGKADFVITLASPGTTADWCAKSGLDTTVDNVSCDSAATERVMINAYRWAQGSETYGDKIHAYRQMLINHEVGHRLGYGHVTCDKDGSLAPVMQQQTKFLDHDGIRCRANPWPYPGS is encoded by the coding sequence GTGATCGTCGCCGGTCAGGTCACCGACGAACCCGGCGGCGCCGACGTGCAGTCGCAGTCCGCCACCGACCAGGCGCGCGACATCCGGGACTCCGCGTCCCGCGCGGACGGACGGGGGTCCGCACCGAACCCCGGCGCCAAGGCGCTGACGTACGGCGAGAAGATGGGCAGGACGTACCCGCTCGGCGCCACGTTCAAGGGCTCGGGGAAGTTCGATGCCGTGGCCGGGATCGCCGAGGCGCCAGGCGCGGGGCAGAAGTTCACGTATCGCGTGGACGTCGAGCAGGGGCTCGGGCTCGACGCCGAACTGTTCGCCGAGGCCGTGCAGAAGACGCTCAACGACCAGCGCAGCTGGGCCCACAACGGCGCGCGCACCTTCGAGCGGATCTACTCCGGCAAGGCCGACTTCGTGATCACGCTCGCCAGCCCCGGCACGACCGCCGACTGGTGCGCCAAGTCCGGTCTGGACACCACCGTGGACAACGTCTCCTGCGACTCGGCCGCCACCGAGCGTGTGATGATCAACGCCTACCGGTGGGCGCAGGGCTCGGAGACGTACGGCGACAAGATCCACGCCTACCGGCAGATGCTGATCAACCACGAGGTCGGCCACCGCCTCGGCTACGGCCACGTCACCTGCGACAAGGACGGCAGCCTCGCCCCGGTCATGCAGCAGCAGACCAAGTTCCTCGACCACGACGGCATCCGGTGCCGGGCCAATCCCTGGCCGTACCCCGGAAGTTGA
- a CDS encoding DUF3107 domain-containing protein: MEVKIGVQHAPREIVLESGQSAEEVERAVSEALAGKSPLLTLVDEHGRKVLVPADRLAYVEIGEPAPRKVGFGAL; the protein is encoded by the coding sequence GTGGAGGTCAAGATCGGCGTGCAGCACGCGCCCCGCGAGATCGTTCTGGAGAGCGGTCAGAGTGCCGAGGAGGTCGAGCGGGCGGTGTCCGAGGCGCTGGCCGGGAAGTCGCCGCTGCTGACCCTCGTGGACGAGCACGGCCGCAAGGTCCTGGTCCCGGCCGACCGTCTCGCCTACGTCGAGATCGGCGAGCCCGCCCCGCGCAAGGTGGGCTTCGGCGCTCTGTAG